From the Arthrobacter sp. PM3 genome, one window contains:
- a CDS encoding glycosyltransferase family 2 protein: MPDQLVLPRVDAESVTSEQKGAVRRRQWGAERRSEPLSIVHPTPSRRKIILGRLGILTTLGAWIAYVISTILKELADNPNAGFRFQFETVSYLVVVTFLTFSALMYLLARQGALYRFRDHSRVPRGELDRHFSDYSEGITVLVPSYAEEPQVVRATLWSAALQEFPHLKVVLLLDDPPHPSDPADRARLEATRALTAEIEAGLSVPAARVNSALAGFRRRGKTSVPDLAAELALLITEYEAAAEWLEAMAAGERVEDHVDEFFVDLVLMGLARELRLVVLGLTAASVQKASPPHARIEELYLRLTWIFNVSTETFERKKYASLSHEANKAMNLNAYISLMGHAWQKETTADGVVLRKVVADVEPDLQGGIMEVPDTTYVLTLDADSLLLRDYCLRLVYFLESAGNERVAVTQTPYSSFRGAPTRIERVAGATTDIQHILHQGMTYYGATFWVGANAVIRKRALEDIVEVETAGGFEIRTYIQDRTVIEDTESSIDLGQHGWTLMNYPERLSYSATPPDFGSLVVQRRRWANGGLLILPKLWAQLLQHRSERRKILFREVLLRVNYMASIAWASFGLLFLLAYPYDSRLLSPIVFIAALPYFLAMGSDLRDCGHRFSDILRIYGFNLVLLPVNLAGVLKSLQQAVTGDKIPFARTPKVKDRTAAPAIYVLTPYAIVAFSLLTVWRDAQVVNWGNVAFASLNAVLAAGAIRAYIGVRNSAVDVFLGMVNWLYVSPRTKTVKESPVIAKTAEEVDWEAILYHGDRRLNRDLRGSTDRRRRIALR, encoded by the coding sequence ATGCCAGATCAGCTAGTTTTGCCGCGCGTGGACGCGGAAAGCGTGACTTCCGAACAAAAAGGTGCCGTCCGGCGCCGTCAGTGGGGGGCGGAGCGGCGTTCTGAGCCGCTTTCCATTGTTCATCCGACGCCGTCCCGGCGCAAAATTATCCTGGGCCGATTGGGAATTCTTACCACCCTCGGCGCCTGGATTGCCTACGTCATTTCCACCATCCTGAAAGAGCTGGCGGACAACCCGAATGCAGGGTTCAGGTTTCAGTTTGAGACGGTTTCCTATCTTGTCGTCGTAACATTCCTGACGTTTTCGGCCCTAATGTACCTTTTGGCACGGCAGGGAGCCCTTTACCGCTTCCGCGACCATTCACGAGTGCCGCGCGGCGAACTGGACCGGCACTTCAGCGACTATTCCGAGGGCATTACCGTGTTGGTGCCCTCCTATGCCGAGGAGCCCCAAGTGGTGCGGGCCACGTTGTGGTCCGCGGCCCTGCAGGAATTCCCGCATCTGAAAGTGGTGCTGCTCCTCGACGACCCTCCGCATCCTTCCGATCCGGCTGACCGGGCCCGGCTGGAGGCCACCCGGGCGCTCACCGCGGAGATCGAGGCCGGGCTCAGCGTCCCGGCCGCCCGCGTCAACAGCGCACTGGCCGGCTTCCGCCGCCGCGGAAAAACCTCTGTCCCTGACCTTGCTGCCGAACTGGCGCTGCTGATCACCGAGTATGAGGCGGCCGCGGAGTGGCTGGAGGCGATGGCCGCCGGAGAACGGGTGGAAGACCACGTCGATGAGTTCTTTGTGGACCTGGTCCTCATGGGACTGGCCCGCGAGCTGCGGCTGGTGGTCCTGGGCCTGACAGCGGCTTCGGTGCAGAAAGCCTCACCGCCGCATGCGCGCATCGAGGAGCTGTACCTGCGGCTGACCTGGATCTTCAACGTCTCCACGGAGACATTTGAGCGCAAGAAGTATGCAAGCCTGTCGCACGAGGCGAACAAGGCCATGAACCTCAATGCCTACATTTCCCTGATGGGGCACGCCTGGCAGAAGGAGACCACCGCCGACGGCGTGGTGCTCCGGAAGGTGGTGGCCGACGTCGAACCTGACCTCCAGGGCGGCATCATGGAGGTCCCCGACACCACCTACGTGCTGACGCTCGACGCCGACTCGCTGCTGTTGCGCGATTACTGCCTCCGGCTGGTCTACTTCCTGGAGTCGGCCGGCAACGAGCGCGTCGCGGTAACCCAGACGCCGTACTCCTCCTTCCGCGGGGCCCCCACCCGCATCGAACGGGTCGCGGGAGCCACCACGGACATCCAGCACATCCTGCACCAGGGCATGACGTACTACGGTGCGACGTTCTGGGTGGGCGCGAACGCCGTCATCCGCAAGCGTGCCCTGGAAGACATCGTGGAGGTCGAAACGGCCGGCGGCTTCGAGATCCGGACCTACATCCAGGACCGCACGGTCATCGAAGACACCGAATCCAGCATCGACCTGGGCCAGCACGGCTGGACCCTCATGAACTATCCGGAGCGCCTCAGCTACAGTGCCACGCCGCCGGACTTCGGCTCCCTGGTGGTCCAACGGCGCCGCTGGGCCAACGGCGGCCTGCTGATCCTGCCCAAGCTGTGGGCCCAGCTGCTCCAGCACCGTTCCGAGCGCCGCAAGATCCTCTTCCGCGAGGTCCTGCTGCGGGTGAACTACATGGCCTCCATCGCCTGGGCGAGCTTCGGCCTGCTGTTCCTCCTGGCCTACCCGTACGACAGCCGGCTGCTCAGCCCGATCGTGTTCATTGCGGCCCTGCCGTATTTCCTGGCGATGGGCAGCGACCTGCGGGACTGCGGGCACCGCTTCAGTGACATCCTCCGGATCTATGGCTTCAACCTCGTGCTTCTCCCGGTGAACCTGGCGGGCGTGCTGAAATCACTGCAGCAGGCCGTGACCGGTGACAAAATTCCCTTCGCCCGGACACCGAAGGTCAAAGACCGCACCGCGGCCCCGGCCATCTACGTCCTGACGCCGTACGCCATCGTGGCGTTCTCCCTGCTCACCGTGTGGCGCGACGCGCAGGTGGTCAACTGGGGGAACGTCGCATTCGCGTCCCTGAACGCCGTCTTGGCCGCCGGCGCCATCCGCGCCTATATCGGTGTCCGCAATTCAGCCGTGGATGTCTTCCTTGGGATGGTTAACTGGCTCTATGTCAGTCCCCGGACCAAGACAGTGAAGGAGAGCCCTGTGATTGCCAAGACAGCTGAAGAAGTCGACTGGGAAGCGATTCTCTATCACGGTGACCGCCGGCTGAACCGGGACCTGCGAGGCTCCACGGACCGCCGCCGTCGAATTGCCCTTCGATGA
- a CDS encoding bifunctional diguanylate cyclase/phosphodiesterase: MKNDAQDPRLHALVEGIVRIAGGDLSTRIPHSGARDDVAAVIAGINLMADDLQTIYQELEERVESRTAMLREAQVELERMALTDPLTQLANRTALNAVLSHALAESARGEMPPALLVLDLDSFKGINDTLGHSAGDDVLRVIARRLQDAVRETDTVARLGGDEFAVMLPKSNLVRARRVANRILAALNESLDVGDLRITCGTSIGVRIADPGQSVDDLVMEADTAMYAAKAQPHSSIKVFEPALLYARRLQSVMITEMREAIRQDQLVLHYQPVVDLATGRIEGVEALVRWNHPERGLLMPDSFIPLAEETGMILDLGHWVLRNAVRQLQQWQQEGQVDSAFNVRVNISTTELQNLELIEHVRDILRETGVDAANLIVELTESMAVNGGDVDQYSLNGLRRLGVQLEIDDFGTGYSSISYLRKLPVNVVKIDRSLISGLGDDEQQQDFVAAVLHLIHACGLKALAEGIETAEQAAVLRQMGCGSGQGYYFGRPAPAADLVTLIQRGVPGL; this comes from the coding sequence GTGAAGAATGACGCCCAGGACCCCAGGCTGCACGCCCTCGTGGAGGGCATCGTACGGATCGCCGGCGGCGACCTGAGCACCCGGATCCCGCATTCGGGCGCCCGCGACGACGTCGCCGCCGTGATCGCCGGGATCAACCTGATGGCCGATGACCTGCAGACCATCTACCAGGAGCTCGAGGAACGGGTCGAGAGCCGCACGGCCATGCTGCGTGAGGCGCAGGTCGAGCTCGAACGCATGGCGCTCACCGACCCCCTGACCCAACTCGCCAACAGGACTGCGCTGAACGCTGTCCTGAGCCACGCCCTGGCGGAGTCCGCGCGCGGTGAAATGCCGCCGGCCCTGCTGGTCCTCGACCTCGATTCGTTCAAAGGCATCAACGACACCCTGGGGCACAGCGCCGGGGACGACGTCCTGCGTGTGATCGCGCGCCGGCTCCAGGACGCCGTCCGCGAGACCGACACTGTGGCACGGCTGGGCGGCGACGAATTCGCCGTCATGTTGCCCAAGTCCAACCTGGTCCGGGCACGCCGGGTGGCGAACAGGATCCTCGCCGCGCTCAACGAAAGCCTCGACGTCGGAGACCTGAGGATCACCTGCGGCACCAGCATCGGCGTGCGGATCGCGGACCCCGGACAGTCGGTTGACGACCTCGTCATGGAGGCCGATACCGCCATGTACGCCGCCAAGGCCCAGCCGCACAGCAGTATCAAAGTCTTTGAGCCTGCACTGCTGTACGCCCGCCGGCTACAAAGCGTCATGATCACCGAAATGCGCGAGGCGATCCGCCAGGACCAGCTGGTCCTGCACTACCAGCCCGTGGTGGACCTGGCCACGGGCAGGATCGAAGGCGTGGAGGCATTGGTCCGGTGGAACCATCCGGAGCGCGGCCTCCTCATGCCGGATTCGTTCATTCCGCTCGCCGAGGAAACCGGCATGATCCTGGACCTGGGCCACTGGGTGCTGCGCAACGCCGTACGCCAGCTGCAGCAGTGGCAGCAGGAGGGGCAGGTGGACAGCGCCTTCAACGTCCGCGTCAACATCTCCACCACCGAACTGCAGAACCTGGAGCTCATCGAACACGTGCGCGACATCCTCCGGGAGACCGGGGTGGACGCCGCCAACCTGATCGTGGAGCTGACGGAGTCCATGGCCGTCAACGGCGGTGACGTGGACCAGTATTCGCTCAACGGGCTGCGGCGGCTCGGCGTGCAGCTGGAAATCGATGACTTCGGGACCGGCTATTCCTCCATCAGCTACCTGCGCAAGCTGCCGGTCAACGTGGTCAAGATCGACCGAAGCCTGATCAGCGGCCTTGGCGACGACGAGCAACAGCAGGACTTCGTGGCCGCGGTGCTGCACCTGATCCACGCCTGCGGCCTGAAGGCGCTGGCCGAGGGCATTGAGACGGCCGAGCAGGCGGCGGTACTGCGCCAGATGGGCTGCGGCAGCGGCCAAGGCTACTACTTTGGCCGGCCGGCACCGGCCGCGGATCTGGTGACGCTTATCCAGCGGGGAGTCCCGGGGTTATAG
- a CDS encoding tol-pal system YbgF family protein: MQQNAVSPSYAAAELQARELRSNHEFREASIAAQAAADIASAEGDPASWWNMTLFQAECLLAAGDFESSARVAGGLVAESGGALPQLQAQVHILLAKAHQGLGLLEQAAAEARAAADLMIDEDDVEIAVKARQALIAALADSGRLDEAWTESLIMADIISGEVDDQLVGKAYWVIGNVAFLCSKVAEGLHYHELAAATFSPARNLTVWAKFNKASAAMRLAADVADADTLRCIERAELATDVIGGSPNDFLLLKLNRGHWSYLAGESAAAVELLEQICADLETPSPQILGEANLLLGRSYAALGKSAEARQHLLEAADHFEKAGAPQRAEQALEFLTNVA, encoded by the coding sequence ATGCAACAAAACGCCGTTTCACCTTCGTACGCTGCTGCAGAGCTGCAGGCGCGCGAGCTCCGGTCCAATCACGAGTTCCGTGAAGCCTCGATAGCAGCGCAGGCGGCTGCGGATATTGCCAGCGCCGAGGGTGATCCGGCGTCGTGGTGGAACATGACGTTGTTTCAGGCCGAATGCTTGCTAGCCGCTGGGGATTTTGAGAGCAGCGCGAGGGTTGCCGGTGGCCTCGTGGCGGAATCCGGTGGTGCGTTGCCGCAGCTGCAGGCGCAGGTGCACATTCTGCTTGCAAAAGCGCACCAGGGACTTGGACTTCTCGAACAGGCAGCGGCGGAAGCGAGGGCCGCGGCCGACCTCATGATCGACGAGGACGACGTCGAAATCGCAGTCAAGGCCCGGCAGGCTCTCATCGCGGCGCTCGCCGACAGCGGGCGGCTTGATGAAGCCTGGACTGAAAGCCTCATCATGGCCGATATCATTTCCGGGGAAGTTGATGACCAATTGGTCGGCAAGGCCTACTGGGTAATCGGAAACGTTGCCTTTCTTTGCAGCAAGGTTGCCGAGGGGCTGCACTATCACGAGCTCGCCGCGGCCACCTTTTCGCCCGCCCGGAACCTCACCGTCTGGGCCAAATTCAACAAGGCCTCCGCCGCTATGCGGCTTGCCGCCGACGTCGCGGATGCGGACACACTCCGCTGCATCGAGCGGGCGGAACTTGCCACTGACGTCATTGGCGGCAGCCCTAACGACTTCTTGCTGCTGAAACTGAACCGCGGTCACTGGAGCTATCTGGCCGGCGAGTCAGCCGCTGCTGTTGAACTGCTGGAGCAGATATGTGCCGATCTGGAAACCCCTTCCCCGCAGATTCTGGGTGAGGCGAATCTGCTTCTGGGCCGCTCCTACGCAGCCCTGGGCAAGAGCGCCGAGGCCCGGCAACATTTGCTGGAAGCAGCAGACCACTTCGAGAAGGCCGGCGCCCCGCAAAGGGCAGAGCAGGCCCTCGAATTCCTCACGAACGTGGCCTGA
- a CDS encoding IS3 family transposase, with protein VSWRVLLEDAGAVQSMSRKGNCYDNAVMENFFGHLKEELFHHARFPGTDALATALNEYIRWYNTERISTKLKGLSPVQYRAQTLAA; from the coding sequence GTGTCCTGGCGTGTTCTGCTCGAGGACGCCGGCGCGGTCCAATCGATGTCCCGCAAGGGCAACTGCTACGACAACGCGGTCATGGAGAACTTCTTCGGCCACCTCAAGGAAGAACTCTTCCACCATGCCCGGTTCCCCGGCACCGACGCCCTGGCAACGGCCCTGAACGAGTACATCCGCTGGTACAACACCGAAAGAATCTCAACAAAACTCAAAGGCCTGAGCCCGGTCCAATACCGCGCCCAGACCCTCGCAGCTTAG
- a CDS encoding inositol monophosphatase family protein has product MTELGKHRLGRHSTADLDPSLDDYQLAEALVREAGTLALLMRQAGLEGKQKTSVSDVVTAADHAAESYVLEQLRRCRPDDSVLGEEGASVLGSSSRTWVIDPVDGTYNFLHGSTYWCSALALKDSSGAGLGAVFQPEEDKLWIGGTSRGATLNGEKLATFRPDASGGKGRSETPVSDLGAATYIHPTWLADPMCAMPWHAAATSAAALRMFGSGSCDLSRVADGELGCWFQHSCPEWDWLPGKAIVEAAGGATDVVRVNGLDWFIAGGTTAVRQLRAALLSGSVG; this is encoded by the coding sequence GTGACCGAACTAGGAAAACACCGGCTTGGCCGGCACAGCACCGCAGATCTTGACCCGTCGCTGGATGACTACCAGCTCGCCGAGGCCCTGGTCCGCGAGGCCGGCACGCTGGCGCTTCTGATGCGGCAGGCAGGGCTCGAGGGCAAGCAGAAGACCTCGGTCTCGGACGTCGTTACGGCCGCCGACCACGCCGCCGAGTCCTACGTTCTGGAACAGCTCCGGCGATGCCGTCCGGACGACTCCGTTCTGGGCGAGGAGGGCGCGTCCGTGCTTGGCAGCAGCAGCCGGACCTGGGTCATTGATCCGGTCGACGGGACGTACAACTTCCTGCACGGATCCACCTACTGGTGCTCGGCCCTTGCCCTGAAGGATTCGTCCGGCGCCGGTCTCGGCGCAGTCTTCCAGCCCGAGGAGGACAAACTCTGGATTGGCGGGACCTCCCGGGGCGCAACGCTCAACGGCGAAAAGCTGGCCACGTTCCGTCCCGACGCATCCGGAGGTAAGGGTCGGTCCGAGACTCCGGTTTCGGACCTGGGCGCGGCAACCTACATCCACCCGACCTGGCTCGCGGACCCGATGTGTGCCATGCCGTGGCACGCGGCAGCGACGTCGGCGGCTGCGCTGCGCATGTTCGGGTCCGGGTCCTGCGACCTCAGCCGCGTGGCCGACGGCGAACTCGGCTGCTGGTTCCAGCACAGCTGCCCGGAGTGGGACTGGCTGCCCGGCAAGGCCATCGTCGAGGCGGCCGGCGGCGCGACCGACGTCGTGCGGGTCAACGGCCTCGACTGGTTCATCGCCGGAGGCACGACGGCGGTCCGTCAGTTGCGTGCGGCCCTCCTGTCAGGTTCTGTCGGCTAA
- the pcrA gene encoding DNA helicase PcrA, translated as MDMLFDPYADGHFHAASKATAGQKTPAGTGLAGLEPGAGFDPYGNGPHGGNPHGGWDRPQLPDAGELLEGLNPQQEEAVKHAGSALLIVAGAGSGKTRVLSNRIAYLIATGRAHHGEILAITFTNKAAAEMRERIEALVGGRAKTMWISTFHSSCVRILRREAKNVGLNSNFSIYDSADSLRLITLVAKNLDLDPKRFAPKAIQHKISALKNELIDDDSYASSANYNDPFEQAVAEVFKGYTQRLRQANAMDFDDLIAQTVYMFRAFPALADSYRRRFRHVLVDEYQDTNHAQYALVREIVGEGPEASELTVVGDSDQSIYAFRGADIRNIVEFEKDYPDARTIKLEQNYRSTQTILSAANSVISRNPNRPEKRLWTAEGDGEKIVGYVGENEHDEAQFIAKEIDRLQDEGNLRPGDVAIFYRTNAQSRSIEDVLVRVGLPYKVVGGTRFYERKEIKDALAYLRVLVNPDDDVNLRRILNEPKRGIGDRAEGAVAALAERERSSFIAAARRADEAPGMATRSVNAVLGFVKLLDDLAEVASGSGAAAALEAVLEQTGYLAALRSSTDPQDESRVENLAELVAVVREYERDNPEGSLGAFLEQVSLVADADQIPDAPGADIDAAVAEAKRLGVVTLMTLHTAKGLEFPVVFLTGMEHGLFPHQRSATDPKELAEERRLAYVGLTRARKRLYLTRSEVRSMWGQSQYNPASQFIEEIPAELVEWKREGASRQGGGWGSGAAIGSSRYGGSFWGAGTARGAGTGPSAGFNADVPAAVAKNRVQPQKEIVAVSVGDKVNHTSFGNGTVLAVEGAGDKTVAKVKFDVGEKRLLLRYAPLTKLDA; from the coding sequence ATGGATATGTTGTTTGACCCTTACGCCGACGGACACTTCCACGCTGCCTCGAAGGCAACGGCTGGCCAGAAAACGCCTGCCGGGACGGGCTTGGCGGGGCTGGAACCCGGGGCGGGCTTCGACCCCTACGGCAACGGCCCGCACGGCGGCAACCCCCATGGCGGCTGGGACCGTCCGCAGCTTCCCGACGCCGGCGAGCTCCTCGAAGGCCTGAACCCGCAGCAGGAGGAAGCGGTCAAGCACGCCGGCAGCGCCCTGCTGATCGTGGCCGGTGCAGGGTCCGGCAAGACCCGGGTGCTCAGTAACCGGATCGCCTACCTGATCGCCACGGGCCGGGCGCACCACGGCGAGATCCTGGCCATCACCTTCACCAACAAGGCCGCGGCCGAAATGCGGGAACGGATCGAGGCGTTGGTCGGCGGCCGGGCCAAGACCATGTGGATCTCCACCTTTCACTCCTCCTGCGTCCGGATCCTGCGCCGCGAGGCCAAGAACGTCGGGCTCAACTCCAATTTCTCGATCTACGACTCCGCGGACTCGCTGCGCCTGATCACGCTCGTCGCCAAGAACCTGGACCTCGACCCCAAGCGCTTCGCGCCCAAGGCCATCCAGCACAAGATTTCCGCGCTCAAGAACGAACTCATCGACGACGACTCCTACGCCTCCAGCGCCAACTACAACGATCCTTTCGAACAGGCCGTCGCCGAGGTCTTCAAGGGCTACACCCAGCGGCTGCGCCAGGCCAACGCGATGGACTTCGATGACCTGATCGCGCAGACCGTCTACATGTTCCGGGCGTTCCCGGCGCTCGCAGACTCCTACCGGCGCCGCTTCCGGCACGTTCTCGTGGACGAATACCAGGACACCAACCACGCCCAGTACGCCCTGGTGCGCGAGATCGTCGGCGAAGGCCCCGAAGCCTCCGAACTGACGGTCGTGGGCGACTCCGACCAGTCCATCTACGCCTTCCGCGGCGCGGACATCCGCAACATCGTGGAGTTCGAGAAGGACTACCCGGACGCCCGGACCATCAAGCTCGAACAGAACTACCGCTCCACCCAGACCATCCTCAGCGCCGCCAACTCGGTGATCTCCCGCAACCCGAACCGGCCCGAGAAACGGCTCTGGACGGCCGAGGGCGACGGCGAGAAGATCGTCGGCTACGTCGGCGAGAACGAGCACGACGAGGCCCAGTTCATCGCCAAGGAAATTGACCGGTTGCAGGACGAGGGCAACCTGCGCCCCGGCGACGTCGCCATTTTCTACCGCACCAACGCCCAGTCCCGGTCCATCGAAGACGTTCTGGTGCGCGTGGGCCTGCCATACAAGGTGGTCGGCGGCACCCGCTTCTATGAGCGCAAGGAAATCAAGGACGCCCTCGCCTACCTCCGGGTCCTGGTCAACCCGGACGACGACGTCAACCTCCGCCGGATCCTCAACGAACCCAAGCGCGGCATTGGCGACCGCGCCGAGGGCGCCGTCGCTGCTCTCGCCGAGCGGGAGCGCTCCTCCTTCATAGCCGCCGCGCGGCGCGCCGACGAGGCCCCCGGCATGGCGACCCGCTCCGTCAATGCCGTGCTCGGATTCGTGAAACTCCTCGACGACCTCGCCGAAGTGGCCTCCGGGTCCGGCGCGGCGGCGGCCCTGGAAGCGGTGCTCGAACAGACCGGATACCTGGCCGCGCTGCGCTCCAGCACCGATCCGCAGGACGAATCGCGCGTGGAGAACCTCGCCGAACTCGTCGCCGTCGTGCGTGAATACGAACGCGACAACCCCGAAGGCTCCCTCGGCGCCTTCCTGGAACAGGTCTCCCTGGTGGCCGACGCCGACCAGATCCCGGATGCCCCCGGGGCAGATATCGACGCAGCAGTCGCCGAGGCCAAGCGCCTGGGCGTGGTCACGCTCATGACCCTGCACACGGCCAAGGGGCTGGAATTTCCGGTGGTGTTCCTCACCGGCATGGAGCACGGGCTGTTCCCGCACCAGCGATCGGCGACGGACCCCAAGGAACTGGCCGAGGAGCGCCGGCTGGCCTACGTGGGGCTGACCCGCGCCCGGAAGCGGCTCTACCTGACCCGGTCCGAGGTCCGGAGCATGTGGGGGCAAAGCCAATACAACCCGGCCAGCCAGTTCATCGAGGAGATCCCGGCCGAACTCGTCGAGTGGAAGCGCGAAGGCGCCAGCCGCCAGGGCGGCGGCTGGGGGAGTGGCGCCGCAATCGGGTCCAGCCGCTACGGCGGATCCTTCTGGGGCGCCGGAACGGCGCGCGGCGCCGGCACCGGCCCCTCCGCTGGCTTCAACGCCGATGTCCCGGCCGCCGTGGCCAAGAACAGGGTCCAGCCGCAGAAGGAAATCGTCGCCGTCAGTGTCGGGGACAAGGTCAACCACACCAGCTTCGGCAACGGCACGGTCCTGGCCGTGGAGGGCGCCGGGGACAAGACGGTCGCCAAGGTGAAGTTCGACGTCGGCGAGAAACGGCTGCTCCTGCGTTACGCGCCGCTAACCAAGCTGGACGCGTAG
- the sucC gene encoding ADP-forming succinate--CoA ligase subunit beta — translation MDLFEYQARDMFEAHGVPVLAGIVAHTPEEAKAAAEKIGGVTVVKAQVKVGGRGKAGGVKVAKTADEALEHSTNILGMDIKGHTVNKVMIAQGADIAEEYYFSVLLDRANRNYLAMCSVEGGMEIEQLAVERPEALAKIAIDPAVGIDQAKADEIVAAAGFAEELRGKVAAVILKLWDVFKKEDATLVEVNPLVKTGAGDIVALDGKVSLDENADFRHVHHAQLEDKDAADPLEAKAKAQDLNYVKLDGEVGIIGNGAGLVMSTLDVVAYAGENHGNVKPANFLDIGGGASAEVMAAGLDVILGDEQVKSVFVNVFGGITACDAVAKGIVGALAELGSSANKPLVVRLDGNNVDEGRRILTEANHPLVTLAATMDEGADKAAELANAAK, via the coding sequence GTGGACCTGTTTGAATATCAGGCGCGCGATATGTTCGAGGCGCACGGTGTACCCGTGCTTGCTGGCATCGTGGCGCACACCCCTGAAGAAGCAAAGGCAGCTGCCGAGAAGATCGGCGGCGTAACTGTCGTCAAGGCACAGGTTAAGGTCGGTGGCCGCGGCAAGGCTGGCGGCGTTAAGGTCGCCAAGACTGCCGATGAGGCGCTGGAACACTCCACCAACATCCTCGGCATGGACATCAAGGGCCACACCGTCAACAAGGTGATGATTGCCCAGGGTGCGGACATCGCCGAAGAATACTACTTCTCCGTCCTGCTGGACCGGGCCAACCGCAACTACCTGGCGATGTGCTCGGTTGAGGGCGGCATGGAAATCGAGCAGCTCGCCGTCGAACGCCCGGAAGCCCTGGCCAAGATCGCGATCGACCCGGCCGTCGGCATCGACCAGGCCAAGGCCGACGAAATCGTCGCCGCCGCCGGTTTCGCTGAGGAGCTGCGCGGCAAAGTCGCCGCCGTCATCCTCAAGCTCTGGGACGTCTTCAAGAAGGAAGACGCCACCCTCGTGGAGGTCAACCCGCTGGTCAAGACCGGCGCCGGTGACATCGTCGCGCTCGACGGCAAGGTCTCCCTGGACGAGAACGCCGACTTCCGCCACGTGCACCACGCACAGCTGGAAGACAAGGACGCAGCTGACCCGCTCGAGGCCAAGGCCAAGGCCCAGGACCTGAACTACGTCAAGCTGGACGGCGAAGTGGGCATCATCGGCAACGGCGCCGGCCTTGTGATGTCCACCCTCGACGTCGTCGCCTACGCCGGCGAAAACCACGGCAACGTCAAGCCCGCCAACTTCCTGGACATCGGCGGCGGAGCCTCCGCCGAGGTTATGGCAGCGGGCCTTGACGTCATCCTGGGCGACGAGCAGGTCAAATCCGTGTTCGTGAACGTCTTCGGCGGCATCACCGCGTGCGACGCCGTCGCCAAGGGCATCGTCGGTGCGCTGGCAGAGCTCGGTTCCTCCGCGAACAAGCCTCTGGTTGTCCGCCTTGACGGCAACAACGTCGACGAAGGCCGCCGCATCCTGACCGAGGCCAACCACCCGCTGGTTACCCTGGCCGCCACCATGGACGAGGGCGCCGACAAGGCTGCCGAGCTCGCCAACGCCGCTAAGTAA
- the sucD gene encoding succinate--CoA ligase subunit alpha: protein MSIYLNKDSKVIVQGITGGEGTKHTALMLKAGTNIVGGVNARKAGTTVLHGENEITVFGTVKEAMAETGADVSIVFVPPAFTKDAVVEAIEAGIGLVVVITEGVPVQDSAEFWALAQSKVDADGKQVTRIIGPNCPGIITPGEALVGITPANITGKGPIGLVSKSGTLTYQMMYELRDLGFSTAIGIGGDPIIGTTHIDALAAFEADPETKAIVMIGEIGGDAEERAADFIKANVTKPVVGYVAGFTAPEGKTMGHAGAIVSGSAGTAQAKKEALEAAGVKVGKTPSETAKLLREVYAAL, encoded by the coding sequence ATGTCTATCTACCTCAACAAAGACTCCAAGGTCATCGTTCAGGGCATCACCGGCGGCGAAGGCACCAAGCACACCGCCCTGATGCTCAAGGCCGGCACCAACATTGTGGGCGGCGTCAACGCCCGCAAGGCCGGCACCACGGTCCTGCACGGCGAGAACGAAATCACCGTCTTCGGCACCGTCAAGGAAGCCATGGCCGAGACCGGCGCCGACGTCTCGATCGTCTTCGTTCCGCCGGCCTTCACCAAGGACGCCGTCGTTGAAGCCATCGAAGCCGGCATCGGCCTCGTTGTGGTCATCACCGAAGGCGTGCCGGTCCAGGACTCCGCCGAGTTCTGGGCACTGGCCCAGTCCAAGGTCGACGCCGACGGCAAGCAGGTCACCCGGATCATCGGACCGAACTGCCCCGGCATCATCACCCCGGGCGAGGCCCTGGTCGGCATCACCCCGGCCAACATCACGGGCAAGGGCCCCATCGGCCTGGTCTCCAAGTCGGGCACCCTGACCTACCAGATGATGTACGAACTGCGCGACCTCGGCTTCTCCACCGCCATCGGCATCGGCGGCGACCCGATCATCGGCACCACCCACATCGACGCCCTGGCAGCATTCGAAGCCGACCCGGAGACGAAGGCGATCGTCATGATCGGCGAAATCGGCGGCGACGCCGAAGAACGTGCGGCCGACTTCATCAAGGCCAACGTCACCAAGCCGGTTGTCGGCTACGTGGCCGGCTTCACCGCCCCGGAAGGCAAGACCATGGGCCACGCCGGCGCCATTGTCTCCGGTTCCGCGGGCACCGCCCAGGCCAAGAAGGAAGCCCTCGAGGCTGCCGGCGTCAAAGTCGGCAAGACGCCGTCCGAGACCGCCAAGCTCCTGCGCGAAGTCTACGCAGCCCTCTAG